One Sodalinema gerasimenkoae IPPAS B-353 DNA segment encodes these proteins:
- the modB gene encoding molybdate ABC transporter permease subunit has translation MIWQPSLLSLQVTLTASLFIFVLGLGLGTLLAKRRFPGQLFLSTLLNLPLVLPPSVVGYGLLLGLGRGSPIREWLGIDILFTWQAAAIASTVVALPLMVESTRAAIANVNPELEAAARTLGSTEGEILLRITLPLSYRGILAGFTLSVARSLGEFGATLMVAGSIPGRTQTLPLAIYDAVESRDYDRANIMVMIMVAIAVIFLYWVRRLEADQSK, from the coding sequence ATGATTTGGCAGCCGTCGCTTCTCTCGTTACAGGTCACTCTCACCGCGAGTCTATTTATCTTTGTGCTGGGGTTGGGGTTGGGGACGCTTTTGGCGAAACGCCGCTTTCCGGGCCAACTGTTTCTGTCTACTCTGTTGAATTTACCCCTGGTGTTACCGCCGAGTGTGGTGGGGTATGGGTTGCTGTTGGGGTTGGGCCGGGGAAGTCCGATTCGAGAGTGGTTGGGGATTGATATCTTGTTTACTTGGCAGGCGGCGGCCATCGCCTCGACGGTGGTGGCATTACCGCTGATGGTTGAGTCTACCCGAGCGGCGATCGCCAATGTCAACCCGGAACTCGAAGCGGCGGCCCGAACTCTGGGATCGACGGAGGGGGAAATCCTGCTGAGAATTACGCTTCCGTTGTCCTATCGGGGCATTTTGGCGGGATTTACTCTCAGTGTCGCGAGAAGTTTGGGGGAGTTTGGGGCGACGCTGATGGTGGCTGGCAGTATCCCCGGACGGACTCAAACGCTGCCCCTGGCGATTTATGATGCGGTGGAGTCGAGAGATTATGACCGGGCCAATATCATGGTGATGATTATGGTGGCGATCGCGGTGATCTTTCTCTATTGGGTGAGGCGGTTGGAAGCTGACCAAAGCAAATAA
- the modA gene encoding molybdate ABC transporter substrate-binding protein, translated as MKTLSWFLGLAVLGLLIALGFSPLHQPFLRADTPPTSMTLTVSAASDLRDVFPKIATLWEDKTGHSVLFNFGSTGQLAQQIARGAPVDLFAAANRQFVEDLDREGLVFPETKALYGVGRITLWQREEDSLEISQLEDLLRPEVTRVAIANPNHAPYGTAAREALKTAGLWEELQPKLVLGENISQTQHYAITGNVDVAIAALSISVEKPGQWVLIPDHLHHPLEQMLAVPKNAPHPEEAKQFAAFINGEQGRPLMEKYGFVVPESPPTP; from the coding sequence ATGAAAACGCTGTCATGGTTTCTTGGCTTGGCAGTTCTCGGACTGCTGATTGCGTTGGGCTTCTCGCCGCTGCATCAACCCTTCCTCCGGGCAGATACTCCCCCAACTTCGATGACGCTCACGGTCTCGGCCGCCTCGGATTTAAGGGATGTGTTTCCCAAAATTGCTACATTATGGGAAGACAAAACGGGGCATTCTGTACTGTTTAATTTTGGGTCCACGGGACAACTCGCTCAGCAAATTGCCCGGGGTGCGCCGGTGGATTTATTTGCCGCCGCGAATCGCCAATTTGTGGAAGATTTAGACCGAGAGGGCTTAGTGTTTCCGGAGACGAAGGCCCTCTATGGGGTGGGACGAATTACTCTCTGGCAACGGGAGGAAGATTCCCTAGAGATTAGCCAGCTTGAGGATTTACTACGGCCGGAGGTGACGCGAGTGGCGATCGCCAACCCCAATCATGCCCCCTATGGAACCGCTGCCCGCGAAGCCCTGAAAACGGCCGGACTTTGGGAGGAATTACAACCGAAGTTGGTTTTAGGGGAAAATATCAGTCAGACTCAGCACTATGCCATCACCGGCAATGTGGATGTGGCGATCGCCGCCCTCTCGATTAGTGTGGAGAAACCGGGACAGTGGGTTTTGATTCCTGACCATCTCCATCACCCCCTCGAACAAATGCTGGCTGTGCCCAAAAATGCCCCCCATCCTGAGGAAGCGAAACAGTTTGCGGCGTTTATTAATGGAGAACAAGGACGGCCGCTGATGGAAAAATATGGTTTTGTTGTCCCCGAGTCTCCCCCAACGCCATGA
- a CDS encoding efflux RND transporter permease subunit: protein MSLRERFNISKWAIQHRLLTIAIWLAIAVAGLFAYSSLQYALFPDITFPVVIVNASGDSDDVIRTESDLTEPIEAQLWDLPGLDDIQSRVYPGRTVISVLFNVGVDLTPSSDAVRDRLNQLELPDNTELEVIPLNLNESAAISYALRPTSDSDLEAIAPLTRNQLIPQLEQLPGVLRVDLLGDAEISQDSEPDLLTDDVSLNAPTLIRFASENALALQVIKEGDANTLDVVRQVETTVATWDQDYPQLQIDLAATQADFIREATQATIDTLGFAIILAVIVIFAFLRNLWATLITALAIPISLLGTFIIMALYDFNLETITLLALALTIGIIVDDAIVEVENIARHLDQGQPPREAAIAATNEIGLTVSASTLTIVAVFLPVAFMGGTIGQFFKPFGLTVSAAVLISLLVARTLSPVLAVYWLKPKPQPQGDRPQSTAPSFLDRLYLPLLRNALTHPWRTLAIAVLSLVVGIALIPLIPKGFIPQLDRGEFNILYTAPLPEFPSPQDLSPEDADAFGEFEEFEEFDPGQMEEMDPDRPMTQTASDPRVFILNASQEIAADLEAVVRDHPDVESVYTLIGYRGEPNRGRLSVQLRGDRQLDTASVQSELRDSLPRPEGSRVSVEDIQFVEIGDSKPLQIALLGDDLDQLNQTARNIATAIRDLPGLIDIETSADPEGDLTSIRRKSGERVAYVEANLRQGQALGDASDDVVAIAQDLLPPNIRLDLGGDAQNAASVFRSFGGTLALSVICMLAVLILPFGRLLEPLVVGLSLPLALVGALFALLITQSDFGMISLIGTIFLLGLLDKNALLLMDYANQLRKAGKPRFEALLETGRVRFRPILMTTASTVLGMLPIAIGWGAGAELRQPMAVAIIGGLITSSLLSLVVVPVLYGLLEDSWSTLRRGRS, encoded by the coding sequence ATGTCACTGCGAGAACGATTCAACATCTCAAAATGGGCCATTCAGCATCGGCTGTTGACCATCGCCATTTGGCTGGCCATCGCCGTCGCCGGACTCTTCGCCTATTCCTCCCTCCAATACGCCCTCTTCCCAGACATCACCTTTCCCGTCGTCATCGTCAACGCCTCCGGGGACAGTGACGATGTCATCCGTACCGAAAGCGACCTCACCGAACCCATCGAAGCCCAACTTTGGGATTTACCCGGTCTCGACGATATCCAGTCCCGCGTCTATCCTGGACGCACCGTCATTAGTGTCTTATTTAACGTCGGCGTCGATCTAACCCCCTCCAGCGACGCCGTCCGCGATCGCCTCAACCAGCTAGAACTCCCCGACAACACAGAACTTGAGGTCATCCCCCTCAACCTCAATGAATCCGCCGCCATCAGTTACGCCCTACGGCCCACCTCAGACAGCGACCTAGAGGCGATCGCCCCCCTGACCCGCAATCAACTCATTCCCCAACTCGAACAACTCCCCGGAGTCCTGCGCGTCGATCTCCTCGGCGATGCTGAAATCAGCCAAGACAGCGAACCCGACCTCCTCACCGATGACGTTAGCCTCAACGCCCCCACCCTGATCCGCTTCGCCAGCGAGAACGCCCTGGCCCTACAAGTTATCAAAGAAGGAGACGCCAACACCCTAGACGTGGTGCGTCAGGTCGAAACCACCGTCGCCACCTGGGACCAAGACTATCCCCAACTTCAAATTGACCTAGCCGCCACCCAAGCCGACTTTATCCGCGAAGCCACCCAAGCCACCATTGACACCCTAGGATTTGCCATTATCCTAGCTGTCATCGTCATCTTCGCCTTTCTGCGCAACCTCTGGGCCACCCTCATCACCGCCTTGGCGATTCCCATCTCTCTCCTGGGAACCTTCATCATCATGGCCCTGTATGACTTCAACCTCGAAACCATTACCCTCCTGGCCCTAGCCCTAACCATCGGGATTATCGTCGATGATGCCATTGTCGAAGTCGAAAATATCGCCCGCCACCTCGACCAAGGACAACCCCCTCGCGAAGCCGCCATCGCCGCCACCAACGAAATTGGTCTCACCGTCTCCGCCTCCACCCTGACCATTGTCGCCGTCTTTCTCCCGGTGGCCTTCATGGGAGGAACCATCGGACAATTCTTTAAACCCTTTGGCCTGACCGTCTCGGCGGCGGTTCTCATCTCCCTCCTCGTCGCCCGAACCCTCTCCCCTGTCCTCGCCGTCTATTGGCTAAAACCTAAACCTCAGCCTCAGGGCGATCGCCCCCAATCCACCGCCCCCAGCTTCCTCGATCGCCTCTATTTACCCCTACTCCGCAACGCCCTCACCCATCCCTGGCGAACCCTCGCCATCGCCGTCCTCAGTTTAGTCGTAGGAATTGCCTTAATTCCCCTGATTCCCAAAGGCTTTATCCCCCAACTCGATCGCGGCGAGTTCAACATCCTCTACACTGCCCCCCTACCCGAGTTTCCCAGTCCCCAGGACCTTTCCCCCGAAGATGCGGACGCTTTCGGTGAGTTTGAGGAGTTTGAGGAGTTTGACCCGGGTCAAATGGAGGAGATGGACCCCGATCGCCCCATGACCCAGACCGCCTCAGATCCGCGAGTGTTCATCCTCAACGCCAGTCAGGAGATCGCCGCCGACCTAGAAGCCGTCGTCCGCGATCATCCCGATGTGGAGTCCGTCTATACCCTCATCGGCTACCGAGGTGAACCCAACCGCGGCCGCCTTAGCGTTCAACTGCGGGGCGATCGCCAACTCGACACCGCCAGCGTTCAAAGTGAATTACGAGACAGTCTCCCCCGGCCCGAAGGAAGCCGCGTCAGCGTTGAAGATATCCAATTCGTCGAAATCGGCGACAGCAAACCCTTACAAATTGCCCTCCTCGGCGATGACCTCGACCAACTCAACCAAACCGCCCGCAACATCGCCACAGCCATCCGTGATTTACCCGGCTTAATCGACATTGAAACCAGCGCCGACCCCGAGGGCGACCTCACCAGTATCCGCCGTAAATCCGGGGAACGAGTCGCCTATGTCGAAGCCAATCTTCGCCAGGGTCAGGCCCTCGGAGATGCCAGCGATGACGTCGTGGCGATCGCCCAAGACCTCCTCCCCCCCAACATCCGCCTCGACTTAGGCGGCGATGCCCAAAATGCTGCCAGCGTCTTTCGCAGTTTTGGCGGCACTCTCGCCTTATCGGTCATCTGTATGTTGGCGGTTTTAATCCTGCCCTTCGGACGCTTGTTAGAACCCTTAGTGGTCGGTTTATCTCTGCCCTTAGCCCTGGTTGGGGCCTTGTTTGCCCTACTCATTACCCAAAGTGACTTTGGCATGATTTCCCTCATTGGCACAATTTTCCTCTTAGGCTTATTAGACAAAAATGCCTTGCTGCTGATGGACTATGCCAATCAACTACGCAAAGCTGGAAAACCCCGCTTTGAAGCCCTACTCGAAACCGGACGGGTGCGCTTTCGTCCCATCCTCATGACCACCGCCTCAACGGTGTTAGGAATGTTGCCCATCGCCATCGGTTGGGGCGCAGGGGCCGAATTGCGTCAACCCATGGCCGTGGCCATTATTGGCGGTTTAATTACCTCCAGCCTCTTGAGTTTAGTCGTGGTCCCCGTTCTATATGGACTCTTGGAAGATAGCTGGTCAACCCTACGTCGAGGGCGATCGTAA
- a CDS encoding Hsp70 family protein, whose protein sequence is MGNFSRMLTRSWTSLVRKLTRRFRHLLQREKPYPQLRKTCTKLEEQLETSRGQTRVWSMYIKALSLAMRCDCHQLSQVIRQFDCQFQPQQSGSHLIIKRAISQLLDANPQTPPYLDAAWRLAPRHPDSEAVREIQRQICLQLADLGESNLLLQRVMRWHQCNCLAPGELSKIFEVFLRKHSFDKTTPWKAFFEQLSPEELPKLHPIYALLERYQEAADLAEAVENYESAINYLSSLDGETVAQQQLALAQQSQNLDWITQAHNRLGDYYWNTEDFTQAFEQFQHANNREKVSDCQKQLRKFAESIYSRPEIAPGWIQDLRELVETQARTQVEQQDFLPAIELLTGVARAWRERGQTAEAERTEYYLSEAVRTARCAFELELSEAESDEAVLNIRRHWSQLEEAAGNYLEAALHAEQNQDYFTASLLFEKANAFGQALVALESVNPQDVDPRKKAQLLEQGGDFFMAALLYERLGDLDSARTLYEQAGEFLRAAELRERQVGAEERLFDLDFQRLLGKAGRIEHLAELCAAKAAEPHLSNLEKVRLWRRIKELADLEVLGPKWQDCIAAELPQLEKFDQEQFQQQAANWFKAASADVLGAYSDVIGLDLGTSNSVVCLYNKRQETTEVVQKNGGQQFPSVFAIDQLGQELVGLPISTLIHKSPRAIITGAKREMGTQRKFKVGDQIYRPEEISARIINHARELTREYLECKIAQTIVRLASQSLGLAPSMDWVNDAMARYLPTIPLQNFVITVPAYFNEAQKQATKTAGTLAGIHVLRLIHEPTAACLAQRVRSDKAETILVVDLGAGTLDLSIIQVGEGVFEVIEIEGDNSLGSSDLDEIIYTHMTKSLKADFGEDLPRNSQAATRLRQACEELKIELSSQVEWTIDLPALLGNRQIHLSLSRPELEDLARPWLERIETICRRIEQKPTRVLLIGGGGQMPAVHRCLQRVFNQAAHSVYDPLTVVARGAVLQGAILQGDVQEALLIDVVPFSLGIKCRVAPGQFKFDSVIAKHTSIPIDKTRCYTTTEDGQTQVRIEVFQGESPLPQENFKVGEFVLEGIPIAQAGVPKINVTFEIDSDCLLTVTAQDATTGNVNSITIVDSHLLTPAQTESLKKQFWNSQNYQKSLSRLKELIAALQAGLEDHEYADLANLSARFENRLEIYQQERERYVPTPLDNDILFEIYRDRSQLSDRARLNLDQWGTLRRSINGWLEQTQRIDWRSKAIEAQVNQFVEEGERLLPRTQKASRDIIAMASTYRKWLSVLDNLPIDLEGDPESLAQHFLRLQRYAEAQEQFERLTPPQSRRQMELGLEILARSRQREAYLTQLETFGSRLDLHRPDLQNLNQTVRRYRSSVVCIQARLGGQLVSGSGFVIGPHLIATHRYMVMEPHGGGLLPTQGISIIMAQERLTVKSVHLPTSTEDDIVILEVHPSSMTLNPLRLGFSELVEVGDRIFTLGFPALESHEFEDNLYCNLGLINRIRPSEHCSEWILEVSVPSQPGISGAPIFNQWGEVIGMLTLGTIGSQPLGQGGGGSGPSVYALPIQLLRRLVGELR, encoded by the coding sequence ATGGGTAATTTTTCCCGGATGCTTACGAGATCTTGGACGAGCTTAGTTCGTAAGTTAACTCGACGGTTTCGTCACCTGCTTCAACGGGAAAAACCGTACCCGCAACTTAGGAAAACCTGTACAAAGTTAGAAGAGCAGCTTGAGACCTCTCGGGGTCAAACCCGAGTCTGGTCCATGTATATCAAAGCACTCTCCCTGGCGATGAGGTGTGATTGCCATCAACTTAGCCAAGTCATCCGGCAATTTGATTGCCAGTTTCAGCCACAGCAAAGCGGATCTCACCTCATCATTAAACGAGCCATCTCGCAGCTCCTCGATGCCAATCCGCAGACTCCACCATACCTAGATGCAGCTTGGCGACTCGCGCCCCGCCATCCTGACTCAGAGGCAGTGCGAGAGATTCAACGGCAAATTTGCCTACAATTGGCCGATCTTGGGGAAAGTAATCTGCTGCTTCAGCGAGTGATGCGATGGCATCAGTGCAACTGTCTCGCTCCAGGGGAGTTATCAAAGATTTTTGAGGTCTTTTTAAGAAAGCATTCCTTCGATAAAACGACCCCCTGGAAAGCCTTTTTTGAGCAGTTAAGCCCAGAAGAATTGCCGAAACTGCATCCCATCTATGCGCTCCTAGAGCGTTATCAAGAGGCGGCTGATCTAGCAGAAGCAGTCGAAAACTATGAAAGCGCTATCAACTATTTAAGTTCTCTCGATGGGGAGACAGTGGCTCAGCAGCAGCTAGCTCTGGCACAACAGTCTCAGAATTTAGACTGGATTACGCAAGCTCACAACCGCTTGGGAGACTATTACTGGAACACTGAGGATTTTACTCAGGCTTTTGAGCAGTTTCAACATGCCAATAACCGGGAAAAGGTAAGTGATTGCCAGAAACAACTCCGGAAATTTGCCGAGTCGATTTACTCTCGTCCTGAGATAGCCCCAGGCTGGATTCAAGACCTACGAGAGCTGGTGGAAACTCAAGCGAGAACTCAGGTTGAACAACAAGACTTTTTGCCGGCCATAGAGCTGTTGACGGGGGTGGCTCGTGCCTGGCGGGAACGGGGACAGACAGCAGAAGCTGAGCGAACTGAGTATTATCTCTCGGAAGCAGTGAGAACCGCTCGTTGTGCCTTTGAGTTGGAATTAAGTGAAGCGGAGTCTGACGAGGCAGTCCTGAACATTCGTCGGCATTGGAGCCAATTAGAAGAGGCGGCAGGAAACTATTTAGAAGCCGCACTTCATGCCGAACAAAATCAAGATTATTTTACGGCATCCCTGTTGTTTGAAAAAGCGAATGCCTTTGGTCAAGCGTTAGTGGCTTTGGAGTCTGTTAATCCTCAGGATGTTGACCCCCGGAAAAAAGCACAATTGCTTGAACAGGGGGGAGACTTTTTTATGGCGGCTCTCCTCTATGAGCGGTTGGGGGATCTTGACTCTGCCAGAACTCTCTACGAACAGGCCGGTGAATTTTTACGGGCCGCTGAACTGCGGGAGCGTCAAGTGGGTGCTGAGGAGAGGCTATTTGACCTCGATTTTCAACGGTTACTGGGAAAAGCCGGCCGGATTGAGCATCTCGCAGAGTTATGTGCTGCGAAAGCCGCTGAACCTCACCTGTCTAATCTGGAAAAAGTACGCCTGTGGCGACGAATTAAGGAGTTGGCAGATCTGGAGGTCCTAGGACCTAAATGGCAGGATTGTATCGCCGCTGAACTCCCTCAACTTGAGAAGTTTGACCAGGAGCAATTTCAGCAGCAAGCAGCGAACTGGTTTAAGGCCGCCAGTGCGGACGTGTTGGGGGCCTATAGTGATGTCATTGGCTTAGATCTCGGAACCAGTAATAGTGTGGTGTGTCTGTATAACAAACGGCAAGAAACCACCGAAGTTGTGCAAAAAAATGGAGGACAGCAATTTCCCTCGGTCTTTGCCATTGATCAGTTGGGACAAGAGTTGGTGGGACTCCCTATCTCGACGTTAATTCATAAATCTCCCCGTGCCATTATTACCGGTGCAAAACGGGAAATGGGAACTCAGCGAAAATTCAAAGTGGGGGATCAGATCTATCGCCCTGAAGAAATTTCTGCCCGTATTATTAACCATGCTCGTGAGTTGACCCGAGAGTACCTAGAGTGCAAAATTGCTCAAACCATTGTGCGGCTAGCGAGTCAGTCTCTGGGATTAGCGCCATCGATGGATTGGGTCAATGACGCGATGGCTCGCTATCTACCGACGATTCCTTTACAAAATTTCGTGATTACTGTTCCTGCTTATTTTAATGAGGCGCAAAAACAAGCGACTAAAACTGCTGGAACGTTAGCGGGTATTCATGTGTTGCGGCTGATTCATGAGCCGACAGCCGCGTGTTTGGCTCAGAGAGTCCGCAGTGATAAGGCCGAAACCATTTTGGTGGTTGATCTCGGGGCAGGAACCCTAGATTTATCCATTATTCAGGTCGGGGAAGGGGTGTTTGAGGTCATTGAGATTGAAGGTGATAACAGTCTGGGAAGTTCGGATCTCGATGAAATTATTTATACTCACATGACCAAGTCTCTCAAGGCTGATTTTGGGGAAGATCTCCCTCGAAATAGTCAAGCGGCAACTCGGTTACGTCAGGCTTGTGAAGAACTAAAGATTGAGCTATCTTCCCAGGTAGAATGGACGATTGATTTACCGGCTCTACTTGGCAATCGTCAGATTCACCTCAGTTTAAGTCGTCCAGAACTCGAGGACTTAGCTCGCCCTTGGTTAGAGCGTATCGAGACAATTTGCCGTCGAATTGAGCAGAAGCCAACTCGTGTGTTGTTGATTGGGGGCGGGGGGCAGATGCCGGCGGTGCATCGCTGTCTTCAACGGGTCTTTAATCAAGCGGCGCATTCTGTTTATGACCCTCTGACGGTGGTGGCCCGTGGTGCTGTTCTACAAGGGGCAATTCTCCAAGGAGATGTTCAGGAAGCACTGTTAATTGATGTGGTTCCCTTTAGCCTTGGCATTAAATGTCGGGTGGCTCCGGGGCAGTTCAAGTTTGATTCAGTGATTGCTAAACATACCTCTATTCCAATTGATAAGACTCGGTGTTATACCACGACAGAAGATGGACAAACTCAGGTCAGGATTGAGGTTTTTCAGGGGGAGTCTCCCTTGCCTCAGGAGAATTTTAAGGTCGGTGAATTTGTGTTAGAGGGAATTCCTATCGCTCAAGCCGGAGTTCCTAAAATCAATGTGACGTTTGAGATTGATTCAGACTGTTTGCTGACGGTGACGGCCCAAGATGCAACGACGGGGAACGTCAATAGTATTACTATTGTGGACTCTCACTTGCTGACTCCGGCTCAAACTGAGTCTTTGAAAAAACAATTCTGGAACTCACAAAACTATCAAAAGTCTCTGTCCCGTCTCAAAGAGTTGATTGCTGCCTTACAGGCGGGTCTTGAGGATCATGAGTATGCTGATCTGGCCAATCTGTCGGCACGGTTTGAGAATCGTCTTGAGATCTACCAACAAGAGCGCGAACGGTATGTACCCACTCCTCTTGATAATGACATCTTATTTGAGATCTACCGCGATCGCAGCCAACTGAGCGATCGCGCGCGCTTGAATTTAGATCAGTGGGGGACGTTGCGTCGAAGCATTAACGGTTGGTTAGAGCAAACTCAGAGGATTGACTGGCGATCGAAGGCAATTGAAGCTCAAGTTAATCAGTTTGTTGAAGAAGGAGAACGGCTCTTACCGCGCACACAAAAAGCCTCTCGGGATATTATTGCAATGGCTTCGACGTATCGCAAGTGGCTGAGTGTGCTGGACAATTTACCCATTGATTTAGAGGGTGATCCAGAATCCCTGGCGCAGCATTTTTTGCGTCTACAGCGATATGCCGAGGCTCAAGAACAGTTTGAGCGACTCACCCCTCCCCAGTCTCGCCGTCAGATGGAACTGGGACTGGAAATTTTGGCTCGCTCGCGACAGCGAGAGGCTTATCTAACTCAGTTAGAGACGTTTGGCAGCCGTTTGGATCTCCATCGTCCAGATTTACAGAATTTGAATCAGACTGTTCGTCGGTATCGTTCTTCTGTGGTCTGTATCCAGGCGCGTTTGGGAGGTCAGCTAGTCAGTGGTAGTGGTTTTGTGATTGGCCCCCATCTAATTGCGACCCACCGTTATATGGTCATGGAGCCTCATGGTGGAGGTTTGCTCCCGACTCAGGGAATCTCCATCATCATGGCTCAAGAGCGGTTGACGGTGAAGTCTGTACACCTGCCAACCTCGACAGAGGATGATATTGTCATCCTAGAAGTCCATCCCAGTTCCATGACTCTCAACCCGTTACGCTTAGGGTTCTCGGAACTGGTGGAAGTGGGGGACCGAATTTTTACTCTGGGCTTTCCGGCTTTGGAGAGTCATGAGTTTGAAGACAACCTATATTGCAATTTGGGGTTGATCAACCGTATTCGTCCGAGTGAACATTGTAGTGAGTGGATTCTTGAGGTTAGTGTTCCTTCGCAACCGGGAATCAGTGGTGCGCCCATCTTCAATCAATGGGGGGAGGTGATCGGTATGTTAACCCTTGGGACGATAGGATCTCAACCCCTGGGTCAAGGAGGAGGGGGGAGTGGGCCATCGGTCTATGCACTGCCGATTCAACTCTTACGGCGCTTAGTCGGTGAACTGAGATAG
- the sixA gene encoding phosphohistidine phosphatase SixA → MLQLYLIRHGIAADRHPQTYPDDRQRPLTDAGVKKTRKIAKRLAELGLHFDHLLTSPLIRAQQTAEILVNAKLSTKPEISATLAPAGELQDWLTWYNTIPKTGNNGDVAIAVVGHQPDLGQWAEQLIWGEVREKLIVKKAGVIGVNLPDDGEIIGQSELFWLVPPRFLL, encoded by the coding sequence ATGCTCCAACTGTATCTAATCCGTCATGGAATTGCCGCCGATCGCCATCCCCAAACCTATCCCGACGATCGCCAACGACCCCTCACCGACGCTGGAGTTAAAAAAACCCGTAAAATCGCCAAACGGCTCGCAGAACTCGGTCTACACTTTGACCATCTCCTCACCAGTCCCCTGATTCGGGCCCAGCAAACCGCCGAAATTCTCGTGAACGCCAAACTGAGTACCAAACCCGAGATTTCCGCCACCCTGGCTCCCGCTGGGGAGTTGCAGGATTGGCTAACGTGGTACAACACCATCCCCAAAACAGGCAACAACGGCGATGTGGCGATCGCCGTTGTGGGACATCAGCCCGACTTAGGACAGTGGGCCGAACAACTCATTTGGGGAGAAGTTCGTGAAAAACTAATTGTCAAAAAAGCCGGTGTAATCGGCGTCAATCTTCCAGATGACGGGGAAATCATCGGCCAGAGTGAACTCTTCTGGCTCGTTCCACCGCGATTTCTGCTCTAG